A genomic region of Bombus pyrosoma isolate SC7728 linkage group LG6, ASM1482585v1, whole genome shotgun sequence contains the following coding sequences:
- the LOC122568500 gene encoding transcriptional adapter 1-like: MTTSKELNLARKSLVASLGENAKVYFEKMKLWFQMKTTKEEFDCEARNIMTEDQVHLHNEFLLCLFNKVRGLAAATPTRKLDRDKAIKEKRLRLKRKYRTDKSNFEPADMYVEVLSQTSSPVGDEPIGANRSSAQELVLPDRTFVLARLMLAAWENNMDGAEESTAHIVIAATQIFLKNILTAIFTRRKGYAVRDGSFIYNIGEPVPSSWKRNSTHILRSSDYTTTEIIDPYGQVPMIKPNIEEAEQATAFAYACSPQTIPPSLKPVNTADLQHTLKMYKNLVSNHTIYATNMERLFTYVTHLTWEDLEVKRLSCHQPIID, from the exons ATGACAACGtcaaaagaattaaatttagcCAGAAAAAGTCTTGTAGCCTCGCTTGGTGAAAATGCAAAAgt GTACTTTGAAAAGATGAAACTGTGGTTTCAAATGAag acaacgaaagaagaatttgaTTGTGAAGCAAGAAATATCATGACAGAAGATCAAGTTCATCTTCATaatgaatttcttctttgtttatttaataaagttaGAGGTTTAGCTGCTGCTACACCTACACGGAAATTAGATCGAGATAaagctataaaagaaaagaggcTAAGATTAAAACGCAAATATAGAACTGATAAATCGAATTTTGAG ccCGCAGATATGTATGTTGAAGTATTAAGTCAAACTTCATCACCTGTTGGAGATGAACCTATTGGAGCAAATCGTTCTAGTGCTCAAGAACTTGTACTGCCAGATAGAACTTTTGTTTTAGCAAGATTAATGCTTGCAGCATGGGAAAATAATATGGATGGAGCAGAAGAAAGTACTGCACATATAGTTATAGCAGCTACacagatttttttaaaaaatatacttacagCAATATTTACAAGAAGAAAAGGGTATGCTGTTAGAGATggttcatttatttataatattggaGAACCAGTACCTAGTTCatggaaaagaaattctacTCACATATTAAGATCATCAGACTACACTACAACAGAAATAATAGATCCTTATGGTCAAGTGCCTATGATAAAGCCAAATATTGAAGAAGCAGAGCAAGCTACAGCTTTTGCTTACGCATGTTCTCCACAAACTATTCCACCTTCGTTAAAACCTGTTAATACAGCTGATTTACAACATACACTAAAG atgtataaaaatcttGTTAGCAACCATACAATTTATGCAACTAATATGGAAcgattatttacatatgtaacaCATCTAACATGGGAAGACCTTGAAGTCAAGAGATTATCATGTCATCAACCTATtatagattaa
- the LOC122568497 gene encoding AP-3 complex subunit mu-1 isoform X1, which translates to MTRISSLYFPLWYKCRIINVGSCISVSTIYKYRTICQVYVIYQNKIDKQLEQWTVQNNFFKKMIHSLFIINSSGDVFMEKHWKSAVARSLCDYFFDQQRRVLSPEDTPPVIATPHHYLISIYRCNMFFVAVCMTEVPPLFVIEFLHRVVDTFEDYFSECTETIIKENYVVVYELLDEMLDNGFPLATESNILKELIKPPNILRTIANTVTGKSNVSATLPSGQLSNVPWRRTGVKYTNNEAYFDVVEEVDAIIDRTGATVFAEIQGYIDCCIKLSGMPDLTLSFMNPRLFDDVSFHPCVRFKRWESERILSFIPPDGNFRLLSYHIGSQSIVAIPIYVRHNISLKELGGGRLDITVGPKQTIGRTVENVTLEIPMPKVVLNCTLTPNQGKYSFDPVTKILLWDVGRIDVSKLPNLRGSITIQNSASIMESNPAINVHFTINQLAVSGLKVNRLDMYGEKYKPFKGVKYITKAGKFQIRM; encoded by the exons aTGACAC GTATATCTTCGTTATATTTTCCTCTCTGGTACAAATGCAGGATAATAAATGTAGGTTCATGCATCAGTGTTagtacaatttataaatacagaaCCATATGTCAAGTGTATGTAATAtaccaaaataaaattgacaaacaACTTGAACAGTGGACTGTTCAgaacaatttctttaaaaaaatgatacatagtctttttattatcaacTCGTCAGG AGATGTTTTTATGGAAAAACATTGGAAAAGTGCAGTGGCACGGTCACTATGTGACTACTTCTTTGATCAACAGCGAAGAGTTTTATCTCCTGAAGACACACCACCTGTAATAGCTACACCTCATCATTATCTCAttagtatatatcgttgtaaTATGTTTTTTGTTGCGGTATGCATGACAGAAG ttccACCATTATTTGTGATAGAATTTCTACACAGAGTAGTGGATACTTTTGAAGACTATTTTAGTGAATGTACAGAAACTATCATAAAAGAAAACTATGTGGTTGTCTATGAATTATTAGATGAAATGTTGGACAATGGTTTCCCATTAGCTACAGAATCTAATATTTTGAAGGAACTTATTAAACCACCAAATATATTAAGAACTATCGCAAATACTGTAACAGGAAAATCTAA tgTTAGTGCAACATTACCAAGTGGACAATTATCTAATGTTCCTTGGAGGCGTACTGgtgttaaatatacaaataatgaaGCATATTTTGATGTTGTAGAAGAAGTTGATGCTATTATAGATAGAACTGGTGCAACTGTGTTTGCAGAAATTCAAGGCTAT attgaCTGCTGTATAAAATTAAGTGGCATGCCAGATTTAACACTTTCTTTCATGAATCCCAGATTATTTGATGATGTCAGTTTTCATCCTTGTGTTAGATTTAAAAGATGGGAG TCAGAACGAATACTTTCCTTTATTCCACCAGATGGTAAttttcgtcttctttcttATCACATAGGATCACAAAGTATTGTGGCAATTCCAATATATGTAAGACATAATATTAGTCTCAAGGAATTAGGAGGTGGGAGATTAGACATAACTGTTGGGCCAAAACAAACCATTGGCAGAACT gtAGAAAATGTTACATTAGAAATTCCTATGCCAAAAGTAGTTTTAAATTGTACATTAACTCCAAATCAAGGAAAATACTCATTTGATCCTGTGACCAAAATACTCTTATGGGATGTTGGAAGGATAGATGTTTCCAAATTACCGAACTTAAGAGGctct attACTATTCAAAATTCTGCCAGTATAATGGAATCTAATCCTGCaattaat gTTCACTTTACAATCAATCAGTTGGCAGTTTCTGGCTTAAAAGTTAATCGATTAGATATGTacggagaaaaatataaaccaTTCAAAGGTGTGAAATATATTACCAAAGccggaaaatttcaaattagaatgtaa
- the LOC122568388 gene encoding uncharacterized protein LOC122568388 — MATYTSTSQIDWLFSLEASELLQKLKRIPMECFDIENSEFSECEGSEPGEREIEICSDKRNSNISDKENKSSESKSENILNARKRRRARVLSSSESEIENVQASLNEIAVNETKWERIQEGSASGRLPLHNIFKDISGPQDMQKKYHER, encoded by the exons ATGGCTACTTATACCAgtaccagtcaaattgactggttatTCT ccTTGGAAGCATCCGAATTGTTGCAAAAACTGAAAAGGATACCAATGGAATGCTTTGATATCGAGAATAGTGAATTCTCTGAGTGTGAAGGAAGTGAACCAGGggaaagagaaattgaaatttgtagtGATAAACGTAATAGTAACATTAgcgacaaagaaaataaatcctCAGAAAGTAAGTCAGAGAACATTTTGAATGCACGCAAAAGAAGACGTGCTCGGGTGCTTTCAAGTTCTGAaagtgaaatagaaaatgtacaaGCTAGTCTAAATGAAATTGCCGTAAACGAAACCAAATGGGAAAGAATTCAAGAAGGGTCAGCTTCTGGGAGATTACCCTTGCACAATATATTCAAAGACATATCCGGCCCACAGGATATGCAAAAAAAGTATCACGAAAGATAA
- the LOC122568465 gene encoding asparagine synthetase [glutamine-hydrolyzing] isoform X1, which yields MCGIWALFGLDVPSLTNISENFERIAHRGPEAFKLEFDHAVKNGYLGFHRLAIVDNLHGMQPMRLYQYPHLFLLCNGEIYNCQKLGMEHGFTYTTRCDVEVIIHLYVHLGIENVTKMLDGVFAFCLMDIESRRILIGRDPYGIRPLFRLSSDDGQLGICSESKGLMEITKQMTSKWTLEPFQPGSYEEYEILNDGRTKLLTKVNYYQPGDEPHFAAFVPYNSLSSTDVYGNIRKLLSVAVKKRFMCDREVGCLLSGGLDSSLIAALLVKHAKEMKLPYKIKSFAIGMGDSPDIIAARQVAEHIGTEHHEVIFSKDDVVDILDKLIYQLETCDITTIRASIGMYLISRYIKYNTKATVIFSGEGADELAQGYIYFRDAPNATEAHNESVRLLKDIYLYDSLRADRTTSAFSLELRVPFLDIQFTNYYLSLDAASRQPQGGIEKYLLRSAFDDTNLLPSNILWRHKEAFSDGVTSFKKSLFHIIDDIVDTRISHEELEKAYLNFPHCPPKTKEALYYRKVFDKHYAEQAKNFMPYFWMPRWTKGVCDPSARFIAHYKADVENNHKKNKAEIKNARIN from the exons atgtGTGGAATTTGGGCTCTCTTTGGATTAGATGTACCATCTTTAACCAATATTTCTGAAAACTTTGAGAGGATAGCACATCGTGGTCCAGAAGCATTTAAACTTGAATTTGATCATGCAGTTAAG AATGGTTATCTTGGGTTTCATAGATTAGCAATTGTAGACAATCTTCATGGAATGCAACCAATGAGACTTTATCAATATccacatttatttttactatgcaatggtgaaatttataattgtcaAAAG CTTGGTATGGAACATGGATTTACATATACAACCAGATGTGATGTTGAGGtgataatacatttatatgtacatcTTGGTATTGAAAATGTGACAAAAATGCTTGATGGAGTTTTTGCATTCTGTTTAATGGATATTGAAAGTAGAAGGATTCTTATTGGTAGAGATCCCTATGGTATTAGACCTCTTTTCCGATTAAGCTCTGATGATGGACAACTTGGGATTTGTTCAGAGagcaaa GGGCTTATGGAAATAACTAAACAAATGACATCGAAATGGACATTGGAGCCATTTCAACCAGGAAGTTatgaagaatatgaaattttaaacgatggtagaacgaaattattaacaaaagtaAACTATTATCAACCTGGAGACGAGCCTCATTTTGCAGCTTTTGTTCCTTATAATA gtTTGAGTAGTACAGATGTATATGGAAATATAAGAAAGCTACTTTCGGTTGCTGTGAAAAAAAGATTCATGTGTGACAGAGAAGTTGGTTGCCTATTATCAGGTGGCCTAGATTCCAGTTTAATTGCTGCTTTACTTGTAAAACATGCAAAGGAGATGAAATTgccatataaaataaaaagtttcgcAATTGGTATGGGAGACAGCCCAGATATTATTGCAGCCAGACAG gtTGCAGAACATATAGGAACAGAACATCATGaagtaatattttccaaagatGATGTAGTTGATATTTTGGACAAACTCATTTATCAATTAGAGACCTGTGATATTACTACAATTCGAGCGTCTATTGG tatGTATCTTATCTcaagatacataaaatataacacaaaAGCAACTGTAATATTTAGTGGAGAAGGTGCAGACGAGTTGGCACAAGGATACATTTATTTCAGAGATGCACCAAATGCAACAGAAGCTCACAATGAGTCTGTTCGATTattgaaagatatatatttatatgatagcTTGAGAGCAGACAGAACAACCAGTGCATTTAGTTTAGAATTACGAGTTCCATTCTTAGATATCCAATTCACAAATTATTATCTATCATTAGATGCTGCTTCAAGACAGCCTCAAG GaggaattgaaaaatatttattaagatcTGCATTTGATGATACGAATCTGTTaccgtcaaatatattatgGAGACATAAAGAAGCTTTCAGCGATGGTGTAACATCGTTTAAGAAATCGCTTTTCCATATTATAGATGACATAGTAGATACCCGTATTTCACacgaagaattagaaaaagcTTATTTAAACTTCCCTCATTGTCCTCCAAAAACCAAAGAAGCTCTTTATTACag AAAAGTTTTTGACAAACATTATGCAGAACAAGCTAAAAATTTTATGCCATACTTTTGGATGCCACGGTGGACAAAGGGAGTTTGTGATCCATCTGCAAGATTTATTGCACATTATAAAGCAGATGTAGAAAAcaatcataaaaaaaataaagcagAGATTAAAAATGCAAGAATCAATTAA
- the LOC122568465 gene encoding asparagine synthetase [glutamine-hydrolyzing] isoform X2, producing the protein MEHGFTYTTRCDVEVIIHLYVHLGIENVTKMLDGVFAFCLMDIESRRILIGRDPYGIRPLFRLSSDDGQLGICSESKGLMEITKQMTSKWTLEPFQPGSYEEYEILNDGRTKLLTKVNYYQPGDEPHFAAFVPYNSLSSTDVYGNIRKLLSVAVKKRFMCDREVGCLLSGGLDSSLIAALLVKHAKEMKLPYKIKSFAIGMGDSPDIIAARQVAEHIGTEHHEVIFSKDDVVDILDKLIYQLETCDITTIRASIGMYLISRYIKYNTKATVIFSGEGADELAQGYIYFRDAPNATEAHNESVRLLKDIYLYDSLRADRTTSAFSLELRVPFLDIQFTNYYLSLDAASRQPQGGIEKYLLRSAFDDTNLLPSNILWRHKEAFSDGVTSFKKSLFHIIDDIVDTRISHEELEKAYLNFPHCPPKTKEALYYRKVFDKHYAEQAKNFMPYFWMPRWTKGVCDPSARFIAHYKADVENNHKKNKAEIKNARIN; encoded by the exons ATGGAACATGGATTTACATATACAACCAGATGTGATGTTGAGGtgataatacatttatatgtacatcTTGGTATTGAAAATGTGACAAAAATGCTTGATGGAGTTTTTGCATTCTGTTTAATGGATATTGAAAGTAGAAGGATTCTTATTGGTAGAGATCCCTATGGTATTAGACCTCTTTTCCGATTAAGCTCTGATGATGGACAACTTGGGATTTGTTCAGAGagcaaa GGGCTTATGGAAATAACTAAACAAATGACATCGAAATGGACATTGGAGCCATTTCAACCAGGAAGTTatgaagaatatgaaattttaaacgatggtagaacgaaattattaacaaaagtaAACTATTATCAACCTGGAGACGAGCCTCATTTTGCAGCTTTTGTTCCTTATAATA gtTTGAGTAGTACAGATGTATATGGAAATATAAGAAAGCTACTTTCGGTTGCTGTGAAAAAAAGATTCATGTGTGACAGAGAAGTTGGTTGCCTATTATCAGGTGGCCTAGATTCCAGTTTAATTGCTGCTTTACTTGTAAAACATGCAAAGGAGATGAAATTgccatataaaataaaaagtttcgcAATTGGTATGGGAGACAGCCCAGATATTATTGCAGCCAGACAG gtTGCAGAACATATAGGAACAGAACATCATGaagtaatattttccaaagatGATGTAGTTGATATTTTGGACAAACTCATTTATCAATTAGAGACCTGTGATATTACTACAATTCGAGCGTCTATTGG tatGTATCTTATCTcaagatacataaaatataacacaaaAGCAACTGTAATATTTAGTGGAGAAGGTGCAGACGAGTTGGCACAAGGATACATTTATTTCAGAGATGCACCAAATGCAACAGAAGCTCACAATGAGTCTGTTCGATTattgaaagatatatatttatatgatagcTTGAGAGCAGACAGAACAACCAGTGCATTTAGTTTAGAATTACGAGTTCCATTCTTAGATATCCAATTCACAAATTATTATCTATCATTAGATGCTGCTTCAAGACAGCCTCAAG GaggaattgaaaaatatttattaagatcTGCATTTGATGATACGAATCTGTTaccgtcaaatatattatgGAGACATAAAGAAGCTTTCAGCGATGGTGTAACATCGTTTAAGAAATCGCTTTTCCATATTATAGATGACATAGTAGATACCCGTATTTCACacgaagaattagaaaaagcTTATTTAAACTTCCCTCATTGTCCTCCAAAAACCAAAGAAGCTCTTTATTACag AAAAGTTTTTGACAAACATTATGCAGAACAAGCTAAAAATTTTATGCCATACTTTTGGATGCCACGGTGGACAAAGGGAGTTTGTGATCCATCTGCAAGATTTATTGCACATTATAAAGCAGATGTAGAAAAcaatcataaaaaaaataaagcagAGATTAAAAATGCAAGAATCAATTAA
- the LOC122568497 gene encoding AP-3 complex subunit mu-1 isoform X2, producing the protein MTRISSLYFPLWYKCRIINVGSCISVSTIYKYRTICQVYVIYQNKIDKQLEQWTVQNNFFKKMIHSLFIINSSGDVFMEKHWKSAVARSLCDYFFDQQRRVLSPEDTPPVIATPHHYLISIYRCNMFFVAVCMTEVPPLFVIEFLHRVVDTFEDYFSECTETIIKENYVVVYELLDEMLDNGFPLATESNILKELIKPPNILRTIANTVTGKSNVSATLPSGQLSNVPWRRTGVKYTNNEAYFDVVEEVDAIIDRTGATVFAEIQGYIDCCIKLSGMPDLTLSFMNPRLFDDVSFHPCVRFKRWESERILSFIPPDGNFRLLSYHIGSQSIVAIPIYVENVTLEIPMPKVVLNCTLTPNQGKYSFDPVTKILLWDVGRIDVSKLPNLRGSITIQNSASIMESNPAINVHFTINQLAVSGLKVNRLDMYGEKYKPFKGVKYITKAGKFQIRM; encoded by the exons aTGACAC GTATATCTTCGTTATATTTTCCTCTCTGGTACAAATGCAGGATAATAAATGTAGGTTCATGCATCAGTGTTagtacaatttataaatacagaaCCATATGTCAAGTGTATGTAATAtaccaaaataaaattgacaaacaACTTGAACAGTGGACTGTTCAgaacaatttctttaaaaaaatgatacatagtctttttattatcaacTCGTCAGG AGATGTTTTTATGGAAAAACATTGGAAAAGTGCAGTGGCACGGTCACTATGTGACTACTTCTTTGATCAACAGCGAAGAGTTTTATCTCCTGAAGACACACCACCTGTAATAGCTACACCTCATCATTATCTCAttagtatatatcgttgtaaTATGTTTTTTGTTGCGGTATGCATGACAGAAG ttccACCATTATTTGTGATAGAATTTCTACACAGAGTAGTGGATACTTTTGAAGACTATTTTAGTGAATGTACAGAAACTATCATAAAAGAAAACTATGTGGTTGTCTATGAATTATTAGATGAAATGTTGGACAATGGTTTCCCATTAGCTACAGAATCTAATATTTTGAAGGAACTTATTAAACCACCAAATATATTAAGAACTATCGCAAATACTGTAACAGGAAAATCTAA tgTTAGTGCAACATTACCAAGTGGACAATTATCTAATGTTCCTTGGAGGCGTACTGgtgttaaatatacaaataatgaaGCATATTTTGATGTTGTAGAAGAAGTTGATGCTATTATAGATAGAACTGGTGCAACTGTGTTTGCAGAAATTCAAGGCTAT attgaCTGCTGTATAAAATTAAGTGGCATGCCAGATTTAACACTTTCTTTCATGAATCCCAGATTATTTGATGATGTCAGTTTTCATCCTTGTGTTAGATTTAAAAGATGGGAG TCAGAACGAATACTTTCCTTTATTCCACCAGATGGTAAttttcgtcttctttcttATCACATAGGATCACAAAGTATTGTGGCAATTCCAATATAT gtAGAAAATGTTACATTAGAAATTCCTATGCCAAAAGTAGTTTTAAATTGTACATTAACTCCAAATCAAGGAAAATACTCATTTGATCCTGTGACCAAAATACTCTTATGGGATGTTGGAAGGATAGATGTTTCCAAATTACCGAACTTAAGAGGctct attACTATTCAAAATTCTGCCAGTATAATGGAATCTAATCCTGCaattaat gTTCACTTTACAATCAATCAGTTGGCAGTTTCTGGCTTAAAAGTTAATCGATTAGATATGTacggagaaaaatataaaccaTTCAAAGGTGTGAAATATATTACCAAAGccggaaaatttcaaattagaatgtaa
- the LOC122568464 gene encoding polypeptide N-acetylgalactosaminyltransferase 35A-like: MMSTRYVSFISGIIIASLTWASSLYLYSRLSQNTNTANPTMLVLENSKLGKESQFYHKTYSNQHLKFHNNLIAHHDKQSMIDKGTYNLRRNAFKNSDKLLQQLQPVPVKPAVTLGQGLDELGMVKNFEDQRKRDEGYKNYSFNILVSDNIGLHRELPDTRHKLCEIQKYSSKLPNASIVICFYNEHYMTLLRSLHSIIDRTPASLLHEIILVNDWSDSKALHEKINTYIANNFNGKVKFFKTEKREGLIRARMFGARKATGEVLIFLDSHIEVNKRWIEPLLSQIAHSKTIIAMPVIDIINPDTFQYTGSPLVRGGFNWGLHFKWDNVPVGTFVHDEDFIKPIKSPTMAGGLFAMDRKYFTKLGEYDAGMDIWGGENLEISFRIWMCGGSIELIPCSRVGHVFRRRRPYGTFDQHDTMLKNSLRVAHVWLDEYKDYFLKNVQKVDYGDISERLNLRKRLKCKNFAWYLNVVYPELALPDDNKNRLKDKWAKIEQKPIQPWHSRKRNYTDQYQIRLSNSALCIQSEKDIKTKGSKLILAPCLRIKSQMWFETGKNELVLGQMLCMEGAEKVPKLGKCHEMGGNQEWHHKNTNNTPIYNMAAGTCLGIMRGVKSTQIVMDLCTKKDTSSISWDLVHSKILLKEIR; this comes from the exons ATGATGTCAACAagatatgtttcttttatatctgGAATAATAATAGCTTCATTAACATGGGCCTCTagtttatatctttattcaaGATTATCTCAAAATACTAATACTGCAAATCCAACAATGTTAGTATTAGAGAATTCAAAGTTGGGAAAAGAATCtcaattttatcataaaactTATAGTAATCAACATCTTAAATTccacaataatttaattgctcATCATGACAAACAAAGTATGATAGATAAAGGCACTTATAATTTAAGGAGAAATGCCTTTAAAAATAGTGACAAACTATTACAGCAATTACAACCTGTACCAGTAAAACCTGCTGTTACATTAGGACAAG gtTTAGATGAACTAGGAATGgtaaaaaattttgaagatcAACGAAAACGAGATgaaggatataaaaattattcctttaATATATTAGTATCAGATAACATTGGGTTGCATAGAGAATTACCAGATACAAGGCATAAATTATGTGAAATACAAAAGTATTCTTCTAAGTTACCAAATGCTAGTATTgttatatgtttttataatgAACATTATATGACACTTTTAAGATCCTTGCATTCCATTATTGATAGAACTCCTGCAAGTCTTCTACATGAAATTATCTTAGTAAATGATTGGAGTGATAGCAAAGCGTtacatgaaaaaattaacACGTACATTGCCAACAATTTTAATggtaaagtgaaattttttaaaacagaaaaacgaGAAGGATTGATCAGAGCAAGAATGTTTGGTGCAAGGAAAGCAACTGGAgaagttttaattttcttagaCAGTCATATAGAAGTAAACAAAAGATGGATAGAACCCCTCCTCTCACAAATTGCTCATTCAAAAACTATCATTGCCATGCCAgttattgatataattaatccAGATACATTTCAATATACTGGTAGTCCTCTGGTAAGAGGAGGTTTTAATTGGGGTTTGCATTTTAAATGGGATAATGTGCCAGTTGGTACATTTGTCCATGatgaagattttataaaaccTATAAA gTCTCCAACAATGGCTGGAGGTTTATTTGCAATGGACAGAAAATACTTTACAAAATTGGGAGAATATGATGCTGGTATGGATATCTGGGGTGGtgaaaatcttgaaatatcatttaga ATTTGGATGTGTGGTGGAAGTATTGAATTAATACCATGCTCAAGAGTTGGACATGTATTTAGAAGAAGGAGACCATATGGTACATTTGATCAACATGATACtatgttgaaaaattcattacgCGTCGCACATGTTTGGTTAGATGAATATAAagattactttttaaaaaatgttcaaaaagTTGATTACGGTGATATTTCggaaagattaaatttaagaaagagattaaaatgtaaaaattttgcaTGGTACTTAAATGTAGTATACCCTGAACTAGCATTACcagatgataataaaaatagattaaaagataaatgggCAAAAATCGAACAGAAACCGATACAACCCTGGCAttctagaaaaagaaattatactgATCAATATCAAATTAGACTTTCTAATTCAGCATTATGCATTCAAAGtgagaaagatattaaaacaaaaggTTCTAAGCTTATATTAGCACCATGTTTAAGAATTAAATCACAg aTGTGGTTTGAGACTGGTAAAAACGAATTAGTACTTGGCCAGATGCTTTGCATGGAAGGAGCTGAGAAAGTTCCAAAGCTTGGAAAATGTCATGAGATGGGTGGCAATCAAGAATGGCATCATAAAAATACT aaTAATACACCTATATATAACATGGCAGCTGGCACATGCTTGGGAATAATGCGGGGAGTAAAAAGTACACAAATAGTAATGGATTTGTGTACTAAAAAAGATACAAGCTCTATATCATGGGATTTGGTACActctaaaattcttttaaaagaaattaggTGA